A single genomic interval of Methylobacterium bullatum harbors:
- the cya_7 gene encoding Bifunctional hemolysin/adenylate cyclase, whose product MATVSILTNAGFDVRDFFVPNLGGADLTFTGLVDSVGDLLLDGTRTDTFEVLTIEANGLTYNYSGNWEIEASTGLTTGTVSASGGYDGVEVKLGDTVLATLDLPFQPVDLGTETSPGILGSVGTLVTDLVGGTVDILLGTLDETVSLVGLNLDATPDLIDIVIDAGGTQTGGEGDDTLRGGSGGDTLDGGAGNDTMIGGAGDDTYIVDSAGDTVVEDAGEGDDTVRSSVTYTLPDNVENLVLTGTGDIDGTGNALDNSIVGNGGDNRLDGGAGNDRLTARGGDDVLIGGTGNDIMRGGAGDDVYVVDSTGDQVIEAADEGNDTVRSSVTYSLGANVENVILIGTGAIDATGTGGANSLTGNNGDNRLDGGAGNDTLSGRGGNDTLLGGTGADTMRGGTGDDTYVVDDAGDRVIELAGEGTDTVRSSIDYTLGANVERLVLTGAGDLDGTGNALNNAIFGTGGDNTLRGEGGNDILFGKGGADILDGGTGNDTLHGGLGDDTYFVDRAGDKIVELPGEGNDTVYAAATYGLSANVENLVLTGTRNFSGIGNDLDNDITGNDGNNRLSGGAGDDVITGRGGNDTLLGGSGADTMRGGTGNDTYVIDNAGDRAIEQPGEGFDTIRSTVSHTMEANTEKMVLSGNGDLVANGNAGNNQIYGNAGDTEIYSGDGRDLLYGRGGADTFVFKDVTDSDVAIGGRDIVKDFDFAAGDRIDLSAIDANSGLAGDQGFQFVGTEAFSGEAGELRMKFGGGNTLLQGDTNGDGATDFAVLLQGHHVLDSGSFLV is encoded by the coding sequence CTGGGTGGTGCCGACCTCACATTCACAGGCCTCGTCGACAGCGTCGGGGACCTCCTTCTCGACGGCACCCGAACCGATACGTTCGAGGTTCTCACCATCGAGGCGAACGGCCTCACCTACAATTACAGTGGCAATTGGGAGATCGAGGCCTCGACGGGCCTGACGACCGGAACGGTCTCGGCCAGCGGCGGCTATGACGGGGTCGAGGTCAAGCTCGGCGATACGGTCCTGGCGACCCTCGACCTGCCGTTCCAGCCGGTCGACCTCGGAACGGAAACCAGCCCCGGCATTCTCGGGAGCGTCGGAACCCTCGTGACGGATCTCGTCGGCGGCACCGTGGACATCCTCCTCGGAACCCTCGATGAAACGGTATCCCTGGTCGGCCTCAATCTCGACGCCACCCCCGATCTCATCGACATCGTCATCGATGCCGGCGGCACCCAGACCGGCGGCGAAGGCGACGACACCCTGCGCGGCGGCAGCGGCGGCGATACTCTCGACGGCGGCGCCGGCAACGACACCATGATCGGCGGGGCGGGCGACGACACCTACATCGTCGATTCGGCCGGCGACACCGTGGTGGAGGATGCCGGCGAAGGCGACGACACCGTCCGCTCGTCGGTGACCTACACCCTTCCCGACAACGTGGAAAACCTTGTCCTCACCGGCACCGGCGACATCGACGGAACCGGCAACGCCCTCGACAACAGCATCGTCGGCAACGGCGGTGACAACCGCCTCGACGGCGGGGCGGGCAACGACCGCCTCACCGCACGTGGCGGCGATGATGTCCTCATCGGCGGCACCGGCAACGACATCATGCGCGGCGGCGCCGGCGACGACGTCTACGTGGTGGATTCCACGGGCGATCAGGTGATCGAGGCCGCAGACGAGGGCAACGATACCGTCCGCTCGTCGGTGACCTACAGCCTCGGTGCCAATGTCGAGAACGTCATCCTCATCGGAACCGGCGCTATCGACGCCACCGGAACCGGCGGCGCCAACAGCCTGACCGGCAATAACGGCGACAACCGCCTCGACGGGGGCGCCGGCAACGACACACTCTCCGGACGTGGGGGAAATGACACCCTTCTCGGCGGCACCGGTGCGGACACGATGCGCGGGGGCACCGGCGACGACACCTACGTGGTCGACGATGCCGGCGATCGGGTCATCGAGTTGGCCGGCGAGGGCACCGATACCGTGCGCTCCTCGATCGACTACACCCTCGGGGCCAATGTCGAGCGCCTCGTGCTGACCGGAGCCGGAGATCTCGACGGGACGGGCAACGCCTTGAACAACGCCATTTTCGGAACCGGCGGAGACAACACCCTCCGTGGCGAGGGCGGGAACGACATTCTGTTCGGCAAGGGCGGAGCCGACATCCTCGACGGCGGAACCGGCAACGACACCCTGCATGGCGGTCTCGGCGACGACACCTACTTCGTCGACAGGGCCGGCGACAAGATCGTGGAACTGCCGGGCGAGGGCAACGACACGGTCTATGCCGCGGCGACCTACGGCCTCTCTGCCAATGTCGAGAACCTCGTCCTGACGGGCACCCGCAACTTCAGCGGTATCGGCAACGACCTCGACAACGACATCACCGGCAACGACGGCAACAACCGTCTGAGCGGCGGTGCCGGCGACGATGTCATCACGGGCCGCGGCGGTAACGATACCCTGCTCGGCGGCAGCGGAGCCGATACGATGCGCGGGGGCACCGGCAACGACACCTATGTCATCGACAATGCCGGGGATCGCGCCATCGAACAGCCGGGCGAGGGCTTCGATACGATCCGCTCGACCGTCAGCCATACGATGGAAGCCAATACGGAAAAGATGGTCCTCAGCGGAAACGGGGATCTCGTCGCCAACGGCAATGCCGGCAACAACCAGATCTACGGCAATGCCGGTGACACCGAGATCTACAGCGGCGACGGCCGTGACCTGCTCTACGGCCGGGGCGGTGCCGACACCTTCGTCTTCAAGGACGTCACCGACAGCGACGTCGCCATCGGCGGACGCGACATCGTCAAGGACTTCGACTTCGCCGCGGGCGACCGCATCGACCTCAGCGCGATCGATGCGAATTCGGGACTAGCCGGGGACCAGGGCTTCCAGTTCGTCGGAACCGAGGCGTTCTCGGGTGAGGCCGGCGAGTTGCGGATGAAGTTCGGCGGCGGCAACACCCTCCTGCAGGGTGATACGAACGGCGATGGAGCGACCGACTTCGCCGTCCTCCTCCAGGGCCATCATGTCCTCGACAGCGGGTCGTTCCTCGTCTGA
- the ppsA gene encoding Plipastatin synthase subunit A, whose amino-acid sequence MIYTSGSTGTPKGVAVAHGPLAMHVRATGAVYGTGRETRELHVLSMSFDGAQERWMVPLAFGGCVVLKPDGLWTPREALDAMERHRVTHAGFPTAYMHQLALEAASGPRPSRRSYAFGGEALSRESFALIGRALDPTLLINGYGPTETVISPLVWRARAGDAVEGPTPRSAGRWGAGGPTSSTRRCSRCRWASPGIASGGDGLARGYLGRAGQTADRFIPDPFPDLSGRDGGRLYRTGDLARWRADGTVEYLGRADAQVKLRGFRIELGEVEAALLAQETVAGAAAALRQGPAGPLLVAYAVVAPGRSSMRARSGRTSPGGCRTTWCRAGSWHWSGCR is encoded by the coding sequence GTGATCTACACGTCGGGCTCCACCGGGACCCCCAAAGGCGTCGCCGTGGCGCACGGGCCGCTGGCGATGCATGTCCGCGCCACGGGGGCCGTCTACGGTACGGGCCGGGAGACCCGCGAACTCCACGTCCTGTCGATGAGCTTCGACGGGGCGCAGGAGCGCTGGATGGTGCCCCTGGCCTTCGGCGGCTGCGTCGTGCTCAAGCCCGACGGGTTGTGGACCCCGCGCGAGGCGCTGGATGCCATGGAGCGTCATCGCGTGACCCATGCGGGCTTTCCCACCGCCTACATGCACCAACTGGCGCTGGAGGCCGCCTCCGGCCCGCGGCCGAGCCGGCGCTCCTACGCGTTCGGCGGCGAGGCCCTGTCGCGGGAGAGCTTCGCGCTGATCGGCCGGGCGCTCGACCCGACGCTGCTGATCAACGGCTACGGCCCCACCGAGACGGTGATCTCGCCCCTGGTCTGGCGGGCGCGGGCCGGGGACGCGGTGGAGGGGCCTACGCCCCGATCGGCCGGGCGGTGGGGAGCCGGCGGGCCTACATCCTCGACGCGGCGTTGCAGCCGGTGCCGGTGGGCGTCACCGGGAATTGCATCTGGGGGCGACGGTCTGGCGCGCGGCTATCTCGGCCGGGCCGGGCAGACGGCGGACCGGTTCATCCCCGACCCGTTCCCGGACCTGTCGGGCCGGGACGGCGGCCGGCTCTACCGCACCGGGGATCTGGCGCGCTGGCGGGCGGACGGGACGGTGGAGTATCTCGGCCGGGCGGACGCGCAGGTGAAGCTGCGCGGGTTCCGGATCGAACTCGGCGAGGTCGAGGCGGCGCTGCTGGCGCAGGAGACCGTGGCGGGCGCGGCGGCGGCGTTGCGCCAGGGCCCGGCGGGTCCGCTGCTGGTGGCCTACGCGGTGGTGGCGCCGGGGCGGTCCTCGATGCGAGCGCGCTCCGGGCGGACCTCGCCCGGCGGTTGCCGGACTACATGGTGCCGAGCCGGATCGTGGCACTGGAGCGGTTGCCGCTGA
- the psaB gene encoding Photosystem I P700 chlorophyll a apoprotein A2, which translates to MRGVVLFAAILALAGLALEGHASSYTVTVGGAAIGEAPSRFTEIGLPSSRWEERPQPSGTASAGGASSFGAKGMTSEARLKTDANLSALGARREGAGILVELPSDVLFDFDKSVIRAEARPALVRLAEVLRAMPKARMAIAGHTDAMGADAYNQALSERRAVSVRAWLVGRGIAAGRLSAAGKGETVPVAFNAHPDGRDDPAGRQRNRRVAFLIAPEG; encoded by the coding sequence GTGAGAGGGGTGGTCCTTTTTGCGGCGATCCTGGCACTGGCCGGGCTCGCTCTAGAGGGACATGCGTCGAGCTACACCGTGACGGTGGGCGGGGCCGCGATCGGCGAGGCTCCCTCCCGGTTCACCGAGATCGGTCTGCCCTCCTCGCGGTGGGAGGAGAGGCCCCAACCGAGCGGAACGGCCAGCGCTGGCGGCGCCTCCTCCTTCGGGGCGAAGGGCATGACGTCGGAGGCGCGCCTGAAGACCGATGCCAACCTCTCCGCCCTCGGCGCCCGGCGGGAGGGCGCGGGCATCCTCGTAGAGCTGCCGAGCGACGTCCTGTTCGACTTCGACAAATCCGTGATCCGCGCCGAAGCCCGCCCGGCGCTGGTCCGGCTCGCGGAGGTTCTCCGGGCCATGCCCAAGGCCCGTATGGCCATCGCCGGCCACACTGACGCCATGGGCGCGGACGCCTACAACCAGGCCCTGTCGGAGCGGCGGGCGGTCTCCGTCCGGGCCTGGCTGGTGGGGCGCGGCATCGCCGCCGGGCGCCTGTCGGCGGCGGGCAAGGGCGAGACCGTGCCGGTTGCGTTCAACGCCCATCCCGATGGACGCGACGACCCCGCCGGACGGCAGCGGAACCGCCGCGTCGCGTTCCTCATCGCGCCCGAAGGATAG
- the lgrD_1 gene encoding Linear gramicidin synthase subunit D: MTDGFPRVSLAVPPATDFVSHLRWLAETHGEVSALRFLDDPQRGEVAVTYAELHRRARAIAVRLRQSASPGDRVCLLLDTGLDYVAGFFGCLQAGLIAVPVFPPEPRRAQHQARIAAIIDDAEPALILVHRDDADSVHAMLATAGIRSAVLPVEDISADESGDAEPAGRLEAAPSPEDVAFLQYTSGSTALPKGVIVSHANLVANERLIRVGFDLRPDDVMVSWLPLYHDMGLIGGMLQPIYAGILGVLMSPKHFLGRPARWLEAIHHHRGTVSGGPDFAFRLCQDRVDDETVARLDLSSWQIAFSGSEMVRASTMADFAERFAPAGFDARALRPSYGLAEATLFLTAGTRGEGMRSLDLDPATLAEGRAVAAADGTRLVDCGFEQPEHPIHIAGSDGESLPDGTIGEVIVSGPSLAQGYWRNPDATASAFVERHGVRCLRTGDLGFLHQGRLFLVGREKDLIILRGQNVYPQDVERVVEQGVDILRRGRIAAFAVERDGREGIGVAVEVSRTVQKLAAPEAIASLVSEVVADAFLETARAVVLLNPGGLPRTSSGKIQRGATRRGWETGSLDAYAVVEDGRRIDAEGAPKSGETMALAGVDARLAAIWSVFLDRRDLTRDSHFFALGGNSIAAIGMLTELRAAIGIVIPPQTLFAHPRLGAFADAVGAEIAAGTTALVIAPASRDGALPLSLAQERLWFEAEFGDDERHHIAGGIHLHGALDRSALDRSLAVLVARHEAFRTRLHRRPDGRAEQVIVAGCDVALPETDLTGLDAHEREERFAVLCREAAERPFTLAGGPLARFALVRLDGAHHVLLVTLHHIVSDGWSMGVILREWPALYRAEVEGLPADLPPLAIQPADISAWQASETRADAMEADLAWWRDRLGGPEPDLSLTDRQRPAGSPDRVLRHGFAIGEGAGRQIAALAAETGTSPFTILLGAFALFLHRYGDTRSVRIAMPVAGRHLPGVEHLVGVFVNTLVLPVSIDLASPGRSVIRQLWTMLTDALAHQDLPFERLVEALQPERVPGRAPLARVMMSQQPATLGDLGTVAGLKLEAFGQDTGTPAYDLVLEVTEKDGGLSATFAYSEALFDPATIARFEEGYLTLLDGLTGTPAHRIDTLELVSAASLADLSSPYADGMPLSEALVPELIGAAALADPEAPAVICGPRTTTFGELDRAANSLAHRLIRAGIGPGRWSPWPCRAGRTRSPPSSPSCGPGARSCPSIQASRGRVWPPSCAMPAPACCWRRAALSTGWRKRPGWGRGRAWTSLASTSPPSPRPRRPVRPIRSNSPT, encoded by the coding sequence ATGACCGACGGTTTCCCGCGCGTGTCGTTGGCGGTCCCGCCCGCCACGGACTTCGTCAGTCACCTGCGCTGGCTGGCCGAGACCCATGGGGAGGTCTCTGCCCTTCGTTTCCTCGACGACCCGCAACGGGGCGAGGTCGCGGTGACCTACGCGGAGCTCCACCGTCGGGCGCGGGCCATCGCCGTGCGGCTTCGGCAATCGGCCAGCCCCGGCGACCGGGTCTGCCTCCTGCTCGATACCGGGCTCGACTACGTCGCGGGCTTCTTCGGTTGCCTCCAGGCCGGCCTCATCGCCGTCCCGGTGTTCCCGCCCGAGCCGCGCCGGGCGCAGCATCAGGCGCGCATCGCCGCGATCATCGATGACGCCGAGCCGGCCCTGATCCTCGTCCATCGCGATGACGCGGACTCCGTTCACGCCATGCTCGCCACGGCGGGAATCCGCAGCGCGGTCCTGCCGGTGGAGGACATCTCGGCGGACGAATCCGGCGACGCGGAGCCCGCCGGCCGGCTCGAGGCGGCGCCGTCGCCGGAGGACGTCGCCTTCCTGCAATACACGTCGGGCTCCACGGCCCTGCCGAAGGGCGTGATCGTCAGCCACGCCAACCTCGTCGCTAACGAGCGGCTGATCCGGGTCGGCTTCGATCTCCGCCCCGACGACGTCATGGTGAGCTGGCTTCCGCTCTATCACGACATGGGACTGATCGGCGGCATGCTACAGCCGATCTATGCGGGCATCCTGGGCGTTCTCATGTCGCCCAAGCATTTCCTCGGCCGCCCGGCGCGCTGGCTGGAAGCCATCCACCATCATCGCGGGACGGTGAGCGGCGGCCCCGATTTCGCGTTCCGCCTGTGCCAGGACAGGGTCGACGACGAGACCGTCGCGCGGCTCGACCTGTCCAGCTGGCAGATCGCCTTCTCGGGCTCGGAAATGGTCCGGGCCTCCACCATGGCGGATTTCGCCGAGCGCTTCGCTCCCGCCGGTTTCGACGCCCGCGCGTTGAGGCCGTCCTACGGCCTGGCGGAAGCGACGCTCTTCCTCACCGCCGGGACGCGCGGCGAGGGCATGCGGTCCCTCGACCTCGATCCCGCCACCCTCGCGGAGGGCCGCGCCGTCGCTGCGGCGGACGGCACCCGGCTGGTGGATTGCGGCTTCGAGCAGCCCGAGCATCCGATCCACATCGCCGGCTCCGATGGGGAATCGCTGCCGGACGGGACCATCGGAGAGGTCATCGTCTCCGGTCCGAGCCTCGCCCAGGGCTATTGGCGCAACCCGGACGCGACGGCGTCCGCCTTCGTCGAACGGCACGGTGTCCGCTGCCTGAGGACAGGCGATCTCGGCTTCCTGCACCAGGGTCGGCTCTTCCTCGTCGGGCGCGAAAAGGATCTCATCATCCTGCGTGGCCAGAACGTCTATCCGCAGGACGTGGAACGGGTCGTGGAGCAGGGCGTCGACATCCTGCGCCGAGGCCGGATCGCCGCCTTCGCCGTCGAGCGTGACGGCCGCGAGGGCATCGGCGTGGCGGTGGAGGTGTCGCGCACCGTCCAGAAGCTCGCCGCGCCCGAGGCGATCGCCTCGCTGGTATCGGAGGTCGTCGCCGACGCCTTCCTCGAGACCGCGCGCGCCGTGGTCCTGCTCAATCCCGGCGGCCTGCCGCGAACATCCAGCGGGAAGATCCAGCGCGGCGCCACGCGGCGCGGATGGGAGACTGGCTCCCTCGACGCCTACGCGGTGGTGGAGGACGGCCGGCGCATCGATGCGGAGGGCGCGCCGAAATCCGGTGAGACCATGGCCCTGGCCGGGGTGGACGCGCGCCTCGCCGCGATCTGGTCCGTCTTCCTCGACCGGCGCGACCTCACCCGCGACAGTCATTTCTTCGCCCTCGGCGGCAATTCCATCGCGGCCATCGGGATGCTCACCGAGCTACGCGCGGCCATCGGCATCGTGATCCCGCCGCAGACCCTGTTCGCGCATCCCCGGCTGGGGGCTTTCGCCGATGCGGTCGGGGCGGAGATCGCGGCCGGCACCACGGCTCTCGTGATCGCTCCGGCCTCCCGTGACGGAGCGCTTCCCCTGTCGCTGGCGCAGGAGCGGCTCTGGTTCGAGGCCGAATTCGGCGATGACGAGCGCCATCATATCGCCGGAGGGATTCACCTCCACGGCGCCCTCGACCGGAGCGCCCTGGACCGCAGCCTCGCCGTCCTCGTCGCACGGCACGAGGCCTTCCGCACCCGTCTGCACCGGCGGCCCGACGGCCGGGCCGAGCAGGTGATCGTGGCCGGCTGCGACGTCGCGTTGCCTGAGACCGATCTGACCGGGTTGGACGCGCATGAGCGCGAGGAGCGCTTCGCCGTTCTCTGCCGCGAGGCGGCGGAACGCCCGTTCACCCTCGCTGGCGGCCCGCTCGCGCGCTTTGCCCTGGTCCGCCTCGACGGGGCCCATCACGTCCTCCTGGTGACCCTGCACCACATCGTGTCCGATGGCTGGTCCATGGGCGTGATCCTGCGGGAATGGCCGGCGCTCTATCGGGCGGAGGTGGAGGGCCTGCCCGCCGATCTGCCCCCCCTCGCGATCCAGCCGGCCGATATCTCCGCCTGGCAGGCGAGCGAAACGCGCGCCGATGCGATGGAGGCCGACCTCGCCTGGTGGCGCGACCGCCTCGGCGGCCCCGAGCCCGACCTCTCCCTTACGGATCGCCAGCGGCCGGCCGGATCGCCCGACCGCGTCCTCCGGCACGGTTTCGCGATCGGCGAGGGGGCAGGCCGCCAGATCGCGGCTCTGGCCGCCGAGACGGGCACGTCGCCCTTCACGATCCTACTCGGCGCCTTCGCGCTCTTCCTGCATCGCTACGGCGACACGAGGAGCGTGCGCATCGCCATGCCCGTGGCGGGTCGCCACCTGCCGGGCGTCGAACACCTCGTCGGGGTGTTCGTGAACACCCTGGTCCTGCCTGTGTCGATCGACCTGGCATCGCCGGGACGCAGCGTCATTAGGCAGCTATGGACGATGCTGACCGACGCCCTGGCCCATCAGGATCTGCCCTTCGAGCGCCTGGTGGAGGCGCTCCAGCCGGAACGCGTTCCCGGCCGGGCACCCCTGGCCCGCGTGATGATGAGCCAGCAGCCGGCGACCCTGGGTGATCTCGGCACCGTCGCCGGCCTGAAGCTCGAAGCGTTCGGGCAGGATACCGGCACGCCCGCCTACGACCTCGTCCTGGAGGTGACGGAGAAGGACGGCGGCCTGTCCGCGACCTTCGCCTATTCCGAAGCCCTTTTCGACCCTGCCACCATCGCCCGGTTCGAGGAGGGCTACCTCACCCTGCTCGACGGACTGACCGGCACCCCGGCCCATCGCATCGACACGCTCGAACTGGTGTCGGCGGCTTCGCTCGCGGATCTGTCCTCGCCCTACGCGGACGGGATGCCTCTGTCGGAGGCGCTTGTGCCGGAGCTGATCGGGGCGGCGGCCCTGGCCGATCCCGAGGCGCCGGCGGTGATCTGCGGGCCGCGCACCACCACGTTCGGCGAGCTCGACCGGGCCGCCAACAGCCTCGCCCACCGGCTGATCCGCGCGGGCATCGGCCCCGGGCGGTGGTCGCCGTGGCCCTGCCGCGCGGGCCGGACCAGATCGCCGCCTTCCTCGCCATCCTGCGGGCCGGGGGCGCGTTCCTGCCCCTCGATCCAGGCCAGCCGCGGGCGCGTCTGGCCGCCCTCCTGCGCGATGCCGGCGCCCGCCTGCTGCTGGCGCAGGGCAGCGCTCTCGACGGGCTGGCGCAAGAGGCCGGGATGGGGGAGGGGGCGAGCCTGGACCTCTCTCGCCTCGACCTCGCCTCCGAGCCCGAGACCGCGCCGTCCCGTACGGCCCATCCGGAGCAACTCGCCTACGTGA
- the nimR_1 gene encoding HTH-type transcriptional regulator NimR, translating into MRSIRAEDYQDVPRAVAVMPKTFVAGSRTEPHSHKRAQLLYATAGLMMATAEDGTWVVPEGHALWIPPRLPHAVVMHGDVAMCSAYLAVEAIAGFSERARVIEVSPLLAAALVALTREPVLYDETGRGGHLAALVLDETRRAPETRLTLPLPQDARLRRICLGLIDDPALALGLDAWADQAGVSRRTLTRGFRRETGLSFGQWRARARIVRALALAADGRAARHVAASVGYRSIQALRGRTEALIGPEGDTRPGSATVAPPG; encoded by the coding sequence ATGCGCTCCATCAGGGCCGAGGATTATCAGGACGTGCCGCGCGCCGTCGCGGTGATGCCCAAGACCTTCGTGGCCGGCAGCCGCACGGAGCCGCACTCCCACAAGCGGGCGCAGCTCCTCTACGCTACCGCGGGGTTGATGATGGCGACTGCCGAGGACGGGACCTGGGTGGTACCGGAGGGCCATGCCCTGTGGATCCCTCCGCGCCTTCCCCACGCGGTCGTCATGCATGGCGACGTCGCGATGTGCTCGGCCTATCTCGCCGTCGAGGCCATCGCCGGCTTCTCCGAACGGGCGCGGGTCATCGAGGTCTCCCCGCTCCTCGCCGCGGCCCTGGTCGCCTTGACCCGCGAGCCCGTGCTCTATGACGAGACGGGTCGCGGCGGGCATCTGGCCGCCCTGGTGCTCGACGAGACGAGACGCGCCCCCGAAACCCGACTGACCCTGCCCTTGCCGCAGGATGCCCGCCTACGGCGGATCTGCCTCGGGTTGATCGACGATCCCGCCTTGGCGCTCGGTCTCGACGCCTGGGCCGATCAGGCCGGCGTGAGCCGCCGGACCCTGACGCGCGGGTTTCGCCGGGAAACGGGCCTCAGCTTCGGGCAGTGGCGTGCGAGGGCCAGGATCGTGCGGGCCCTGGCCCTCGCGGCCGATGGCCGGGCGGCACGCCACGTCGCCGCCTCGGTGGGCTATCGCAGCATCCAGGCCCTGAGGGGCAGGACCGAAGCGCTGATCGGGCCAGAGGGGGACACCCGGCCGGGCTCGGCGACCGTCGCTCCGCCGGGTTGA
- the fhuC gene encoding Iron(3+)-hydroxamate import ATP-binding protein FhuC, with protein sequence MIRADAGPRGDSGPDDAVYSLDRVTFSVPGRVLLQPLTLTIPAGRVIGLIGHNGSGKSTLIKLLGRQQAPSAGRVLFKGAPIEQLGDRAFAREVAYLPQTTPQAPGMLVRELVAMGRYPWHGALGRMGAVDREAVAEAMRLTTVTPFAERMVDSLSGGERQRVWLAMLVAQSAGCLLLDEPIAALDVAHQIEVLSLVRQLSRERGLTVIVVLHDVNMAARTCDDLIALHGGRLIARGTPAEIVTPEGLEAIYGVRMGVFPHPRTGMALSYLD encoded by the coding sequence ATGATCCGAGCCGATGCGGGACCAAGGGGAGATTCCGGCCCGGACGATGCGGTCTACAGCCTCGACCGCGTCACGTTCTCGGTGCCCGGGCGCGTGCTGCTGCAGCCGCTGACCCTGACCATCCCCGCCGGCCGGGTCATCGGCCTCATCGGCCATAACGGCTCGGGCAAGTCGACGCTGATCAAGCTGCTCGGCCGCCAGCAGGCTCCGAGCGCCGGACGCGTCCTGTTCAAGGGCGCCCCGATCGAACAGCTCGGGGACCGCGCCTTCGCCCGCGAGGTCGCCTACCTTCCGCAGACGACGCCGCAGGCGCCCGGCATGCTGGTCAGGGAACTCGTCGCCATGGGCCGCTATCCCTGGCACGGCGCGCTGGGCCGGATGGGCGCGGTCGACCGCGAGGCCGTCGCCGAAGCGATGCGGCTCACCACGGTGACGCCCTTCGCCGAGCGCATGGTGGACAGCCTCTCCGGCGGCGAGCGCCAGCGAGTCTGGCTCGCCATGCTGGTGGCGCAGAGTGCCGGCTGCCTGCTTCTCGACGAGCCCATCGCCGCCCTCGACGTCGCCCACCAGATCGAGGTGCTCTCCCTTGTGCGCCAGCTGTCGCGGGAGCGCGGCCTCACCGTCATCGTGGTCCTGCACGACGTGAACATGGCGGCCCGCACCTGCGACGACCTCATCGCGCTCCATGGCGGCCGCCTCATCGCGCGCGGCACGCCCGCCGAGATCGTGACGCCGGAGGGGCTGGAGGCGATCTACGGGGTGCGGATGGGGGTCTTCCCGCATCCCCGGACGGGCATGGCCCTGAGCTACCTCGACTGA
- the pvdA gene encoding L-ornithine N(5)-monooxygenase → MTESYDHSDTSLPLRGVFRDEGLRRGDDDESPIYDALGIGFGPSNLSLAIALDEAGRRRGRQPRVRFLERQDEFVWHGGMLLPDSGMQISFLKDLVTLRDPTSPYTFINYLHVHGRLIDYINRKSFFPSRIEFNAYLRWVAGHFTDRCDYGDTVLAVEPEGRGDTIRHLLVHSRKADGRERRRRTRAVILATGGEPRILPVFEELQGSARIFHSSRYLSRIDGVPLPGSATRRPRIAVIGAGQTAAELFLDLQSRIPTADISMIFRGQALKPADDSPFVNEIFNPDFTDFVYGQPETQRRAIIDEFRGTNYSVIDTDLLTRIFDILYQQKVCGEHRHALRPRTTVVGAVEQAGAILLETLDAARGLTAQEPYDAVILATGYRRDRLETIMPSLAPHLTDGTIGRDYRLATRPGFEPGIYLQGFSEPTHGLSDTLLSILVMRGHEIAQSLLADRQTTAARA, encoded by the coding sequence ATGACGGAATCCTACGACCACTCGGATACGTCCCTCCCCCTGCGCGGGGTGTTCCGGGACGAGGGGCTGAGGCGCGGGGACGATGACGAGTCACCGATCTACGATGCGCTCGGCATCGGCTTCGGCCCGTCGAACCTGTCGCTCGCCATCGCCCTCGACGAGGCGGGACGGCGGCGGGGGCGCCAGCCACGGGTGCGCTTCCTCGAGCGCCAGGACGAGTTCGTCTGGCACGGCGGGATGCTCCTGCCCGACAGCGGCATGCAGATCTCCTTCCTGAAGGATCTCGTCACCCTGCGCGATCCGACGAGCCCCTACACCTTCATCAACTATCTCCATGTCCACGGCCGGCTCATCGACTACATCAACCGCAAGTCGTTCTTTCCGAGCCGGATCGAGTTCAACGCCTATCTGCGCTGGGTCGCCGGGCATTTCACCGATCGCTGCGACTATGGCGATACCGTGCTGGCCGTTGAGCCGGAGGGGCGCGGCGACACGATCCGCCACCTGCTCGTCCATTCGCGCAAGGCCGATGGCCGCGAGCGGAGACGGCGCACCCGCGCCGTCATCCTCGCCACCGGAGGCGAGCCGCGCATCCTGCCGGTCTTCGAGGAGCTGCAGGGGAGCGCCCGGATCTTCCACTCGTCGCGCTACCTGTCGCGGATCGACGGCGTTCCCCTCCCGGGCAGCGCCACACGCCGCCCGCGCATCGCCGTCATCGGCGCGGGCCAGACGGCGGCCGAGCTCTTCCTCGACCTGCAGAGCCGCATTCCTACCGCGGACATCTCCATGATCTTCCGCGGGCAGGCACTGAAGCCCGCCGATGACAGCCCCTTCGTCAACGAGATCTTCAACCCAGACTTCACCGACTTCGTCTACGGACAGCCCGAGACCCAGCGCCGGGCCATCATCGACGAGTTCCGCGGCACCAACTACTCGGTCATCGACACCGACCTTCTGACGCGCATCTTCGACATCCTCTATCAGCAGAAGGTCTGCGGCGAGCATCGCCATGCCCTGCGGCCGAGGACCACCGTGGTCGGGGCCGTGGAGCAGGCCGGCGCCATCCTCCTCGAAACCCTGGACGCCGCCAGGGGGCTCACCGCGCAGGAACCCTACGACGCCGTGATCCTGGCCACGGGCTATCGCCGCGACCGCCTCGAGACCATCATGCCGTCGCTCGCCCCGCATCTCACCGACGGCACCATCGGCCGCGATTACCGTCTCGCCACCCGCCCCGGTTTCGAGCCGGGCATCTATCTCCAGGGTTTCAGCGAACCCACCCACGGCCTGAGCGATACCCTCTTGTCCATCCTGGTCATGCGGGGGCATGAGATCGCCCAATCGCTACTGGCCGACCGGCAGACGACGGCCGCGCGGGCCTGA